A genomic segment from Pseudoalteromonas nigrifaciens encodes:
- the istB gene encoding IS21-like element helper ATPase IstB: protein MLEQTITQLRQLKLSGMANALVSQIEQPSTYEGLSFDERLQLLADSEAQDRESRKQQRLLKAAKLKLAANARDIDYHHPRGLNQSMMASLLQCDWLNKSQNLLITGPCGSGKTYITCALAHTGCMKGYSVKYYRLSRLMLALTQAKADGTYSRMLQSLAKIDLLVLDDWGLEPLKAAQRNDLMEIMDDRHGSSSTAIISQLPTEEWHQSIGDNTLADAILDRLMHNAHRIKLKGESMRKIQSKIDHREHLG from the coding sequence ATGTTAGAACAAACGATAACTCAGCTTCGTCAACTCAAACTCAGTGGTATGGCCAACGCCTTAGTGAGCCAAATAGAACAACCAAGTACTTATGAAGGGTTGTCCTTCGATGAGCGACTACAACTGCTAGCAGACAGTGAAGCCCAAGACCGAGAGAGCCGAAAACAACAACGCTTACTTAAAGCGGCAAAACTTAAATTAGCCGCTAACGCCAGAGACATAGATTATCATCACCCGCGAGGTCTCAATCAATCGATGATGGCATCGCTACTGCAATGTGATTGGCTGAATAAATCACAAAACTTACTCATCACAGGCCCTTGCGGTAGCGGTAAAACCTATATCACTTGTGCGCTTGCGCATACAGGATGCATGAAAGGCTACAGCGTTAAATATTACCGACTCTCAAGGTTGATGCTTGCGCTGACACAAGCCAAAGCAGATGGCACTTACAGTCGAATGTTACAGTCACTCGCTAAGATCGACTTACTCGTTTTAGATGATTGGGGGCTTGAGCCACTTAAAGCGGCACAACGAAATGACTTAATGGAGATCATGGATGATAGGCACGGCAGTTCATCAACCGCCATCATCAGTCAATTACCCACCGAAGAATGGCATCAATCCATCGGCGATAATACCTTAGCCGATGCCATTTTAGATCGACTAATGCACAATGCTCATCGGATAAAATTAAAGGGGGAGTCTATGAGAAAAATTCAATCTAAAATTGACCATCGTGAACACTTAGGTTAA
- the istA gene encoding IS21 family transposase, protein MATKRITMRKIREVLRLHFAAQLSVRKISASTKISVGGIQKLLTKARALSLSWPLPDELDDSVLASQFYPRADTRPSQRFEVPDWPAIRKELTGKGVTKNLLWEEYTQQYPNRCYSYSQFCDRYMTWLKKQKRSMRQVHKAGEKLFVDYAGQTMPIVCNATGEVKFAQIFVAVMGASNYTFCEATWSQSLPDWIGSHVRAFEFIGGIPDMVIPDNLRSGVSKACRYDPDVNPSYQQLAAHYGTVIVPARPRKPQDKAKAEVGVQIIERWILAKLRHQTFFSLAELNHCIKALLLEVNNKPFKQLSGTRQSWFESIDKPALAPMPKLAYQFTDIKHVKVNIDYHVQYDNHLYSVPHHLVGEKLELHAKDNLIEAYFKHKRITSHPRKYHPGMTTTSEHMPVKHEKHHKWSPGRLMNWAKDIGDDVLLWVKAQLAQKQHEEQAYRVCLGLLNLSRSYPADRLNNACAIANQYSLYRLKHIKDILSSNQDKLPRTQEEPSTLLPQSHENIRGPKSFH, encoded by the coding sequence ATGGCGACTAAGAGGATCACAATGCGTAAAATTCGAGAAGTGTTGAGGCTACATTTTGCTGCCCAACTCAGTGTCAGAAAAATAAGTGCCAGCACTAAGATCAGTGTCGGTGGTATTCAAAAACTACTCACTAAAGCCAGAGCTTTATCGTTAAGTTGGCCACTGCCCGACGAGCTTGATGATTCTGTGCTTGCTAGTCAGTTCTATCCTCGCGCCGACACTCGGCCATCCCAGCGATTTGAAGTGCCAGATTGGCCAGCCATTCGAAAAGAATTAACGGGCAAAGGCGTCACCAAGAACTTACTCTGGGAAGAATATACTCAGCAATATCCGAATCGTTGTTACAGCTATTCTCAGTTCTGCGATCGCTATATGACCTGGCTTAAAAAGCAAAAACGTTCGATGCGACAAGTGCATAAAGCAGGAGAAAAACTCTTTGTCGATTATGCGGGTCAAACGATGCCCATTGTTTGTAATGCGACGGGTGAAGTGAAGTTCGCCCAGATATTCGTGGCGGTGATGGGCGCATCAAATTATACATTTTGTGAAGCAACCTGGAGCCAAAGTCTACCCGACTGGATCGGCAGTCACGTGCGAGCATTTGAATTTATCGGCGGTATACCTGACATGGTTATCCCCGATAATTTACGCAGTGGTGTCAGTAAAGCGTGTCGCTACGACCCTGATGTTAACCCGAGTTATCAGCAATTGGCCGCGCATTATGGCACCGTGATTGTGCCTGCTCGTCCCAGAAAACCACAAGATAAAGCCAAGGCCGAAGTGGGCGTGCAAATCATTGAACGCTGGATACTCGCCAAGTTACGACACCAAACCTTTTTCTCATTAGCTGAGCTAAACCATTGCATCAAAGCCTTACTGCTTGAGGTCAATAATAAGCCCTTTAAGCAACTGAGTGGGACACGACAATCATGGTTCGAGTCAATCGACAAACCCGCCCTCGCGCCCATGCCCAAACTAGCTTATCAATTCACGGATATTAAACACGTCAAAGTGAATATTGATTATCACGTTCAGTATGATAACCATCTTTACTCGGTACCCCATCACTTGGTGGGTGAAAAGCTTGAACTTCATGCCAAAGACAACTTGATTGAGGCTTATTTCAAGCATAAACGCATCACCAGTCACCCGAGAAAATATCATCCGGGCATGACCACCACATCCGAGCACATGCCTGTAAAGCATGAGAAGCATCATAAATGGTCACCAGGGCGTTTAATGAATTGGGCGAAAGATATTGGAGATGACGTTTTGCTCTGGGTGAAAGCACAATTGGCACAGAAACAACATGAAGAACAAGCGTATCGTGTGTGCTTAGGCTTACTCAACCTATCAAGAAGCTATCCCGCCGATCGGCTCAATAACGCCTGTGCGATAGCCAATCAATACAGTTTATATCGGTTAAAACATATCAAAGACATACTCAGTAGCAACCAAGATAAATTGCCGCGAACGCAAGAAGAGCCGTCGACGTTATTGCCACAATCCCATGAAAATATCCGTGGTCCTAAAAGCTTCCATTAA
- a CDS encoding transglycosylase SLT domain-containing protein translates to MRHFSLFLPLLCTFTVTNISANTFTEFKKQQLLEATSFSKQYKQDYANFREAYLADYDSFRDSLLKHWSVPIQSSTLKQVVYSADLKSRIIIDEQSMTVTVETLDSHSTLGQAAETLITDKNLASSLELISPTKQELENSLAISKSEIKSQKELKQNQETLAQEITTQYEQSLSSVDKNTQLKPQQAIQSKQQLAIEKQQRIEKLNTSLSTKDNDVTYKNITSRTFSLPDEYLHKKVSPYLNFYLQYEQQQLPLLLAISHAESSFNPNAKSHIPAFGLMQIVPNSAGLDVARKHFKKDIAPTPEELFDPDTNITYGSAYISILDKSYLRKIKDPISRKYCAIAAYNTGAGNVAKAFNTDKSRNINRAISIINDLDSESVYSHLIANLPYDETKKYLKKVNKLEQQYQANINQWNLNNKEIKHEK, encoded by the coding sequence ATGCGACATTTTTCATTGTTTTTACCACTACTTTGTACTTTTACAGTAACAAATATAAGTGCGAACACTTTTACTGAGTTTAAAAAGCAGCAACTTTTAGAAGCAACCAGTTTCAGCAAGCAATATAAACAAGATTACGCAAATTTTAGAGAAGCTTATTTAGCTGATTACGACTCTTTTAGAGATTCATTACTTAAGCATTGGTCTGTGCCCATCCAAAGCAGCACATTAAAGCAGGTCGTTTACAGTGCAGACCTAAAAAGTCGCATAATTATTGACGAACAAAGCATGACGGTTACTGTAGAAACATTAGATTCTCACAGTACGCTTGGACAAGCAGCTGAGACATTAATAACTGATAAAAATCTAGCCTCGTCTTTAGAATTAATAAGCCCAACTAAACAAGAATTAGAAAATAGCTTAGCAATTTCAAAAAGTGAAATTAAAAGTCAAAAAGAGTTAAAACAGAACCAAGAAACGCTAGCACAAGAAATAACTACACAGTATGAACAGTCGCTAAGCAGTGTTGATAAAAACACTCAATTAAAGCCTCAACAAGCAATACAAAGTAAACAGCAATTAGCCATAGAAAAACAGCAGCGTATTGAAAAATTAAACACATCACTCAGCACCAAAGATAATGATGTGACTTATAAAAATATTACTTCTCGTACTTTTTCACTCCCTGACGAATATTTACATAAAAAAGTGAGTCCTTACTTAAACTTTTACTTACAATACGAGCAACAACAACTACCTCTGTTATTAGCAATTTCGCATGCTGAGTCATCTTTTAATCCAAATGCTAAGTCGCATATTCCCGCATTTGGGCTAATGCAAATTGTACCTAATTCAGCAGGTTTAGATGTAGCAAGAAAACACTTTAAAAAAGATATAGCGCCAACACCAGAGGAGCTTTTTGATCCTGATACCAATATCACTTATGGATCTGCTTACATTTCTATTTTAGACAAAAGTTATTTACGGAAAATAAAAGATCCAATAAGTCGTAAATATTGCGCAATTGCAGCTTACAATACTGGTGCAGGAAATGTAGCTAAAGCGTTTAATACTGATAAAAGCCGAAATATTAATCGTGCTATTTCTATTATAAACGACCTAGATAGTGAAAGTGTTTACAGTCACTTAATTGCAAACTTACCCTATGATGAAACAAAAAAATACCTTAAGAAAGTAAACAAGCTTGAACAGCAGTACCAAGCAAATATTAATCAATGGAACCTTAATAATAAGGAAATCAAACATGAAAAATAA
- a CDS encoding ETEC_3214 domain-containing protein — protein MPVENNSTPTEQVTEEKKTTIKKLKEYFILLMVALMGLGNWADTKALSIEAYNGFITNFTNKIEEKKISMLDIGNYLPYAQKQIGIPQVIKTSKIDERYEYRYYKEDKYLLTLINKETRIVAIVVHSLSYDKSLVDDFSPKVPFSNFKLKEHSLEQIVPDSNEFFYDSNNIKYYMQVKQLNAQGMFLNLTSGFSDYTELKGNVAEDLFKLDEVTLMSDEQTLTSPITKKLATNKATFYAISELPSEYIADSLLTKYEFNVYF, from the coding sequence ATGCCCGTGGAAAATAACAGCACACCTACAGAACAAGTTACTGAAGAAAAAAAAACAACTATAAAAAAACTTAAAGAATATTTTATTTTGTTAATGGTGGCGCTTATGGGCTTAGGTAACTGGGCAGATACTAAAGCTCTATCAATAGAAGCATATAATGGATTTATTACTAACTTTACAAATAAAATTGAAGAAAAAAAGATTTCAATGTTAGACATAGGTAACTACCTTCCATATGCGCAAAAACAAATAGGTATACCGCAAGTCATTAAAACTTCAAAAATTGATGAACGTTACGAATATCGTTATTATAAAGAAGATAAATACCTCCTAACTTTAATCAATAAAGAAACTCGCATAGTAGCTATTGTTGTCCATAGCCTGTCCTATGACAAAAGCTTAGTTGACGATTTCTCACCTAAGGTACCGTTTAGTAACTTTAAATTAAAAGAGCACAGTCTTGAACAAATAGTGCCTGATAGTAATGAATTTTTTTATGACAGTAATAACATTAAATACTACATGCAAGTAAAACAACTCAATGCCCAAGGTATGTTTCTTAACTTAACGAGTGGCTTTAGTGATTATACTGAGCTAAAGGGAAATGTTGCTGAGGATCTATTCAAATTAGATGAAGTAACTTTGATGAGTGACGAGCAAACGCTTACTTCACCTATCACCAAAAAATTAGCAACCAATAAAGCAACTTTTTACGCAATCTCAGAATTACCAAGCGAATATATTGCTGATTCACTACTTACTAAATATGAATTTAACGTTTATTTTTAA
- a CDS encoding TonB-dependent receptor: MNKKLLLFISMLLFSFTVEAQTHSNCSCAHYYPTQAQTPDWIGVDKVTDTLYVSSGSSQCSGLKSIDERRSALEARKALTKLLKTEIEIKEENKLFSSNSISNLQFNSTAKITSDQLLKNAKIFERWVDKNNCVVYAGVTINHTDIQKAQAQKKQEAQSKLSAKNNCIKSTGSQAGEVKSLLTAKFIQNGFNITDSACDVYYHVKNSIVKSSQNKVFTRLQLEIITHTNKRLWQDHYQGKGISFSKRSTQQLLQIANEDSISLLIEDIIKLKDTPVN, translated from the coding sequence ATGAATAAGAAATTACTTCTTTTTATATCTATGCTTTTATTTTCTTTCACAGTAGAGGCACAAACACACTCTAATTGCAGCTGTGCCCATTACTACCCAACACAAGCTCAAACCCCTGATTGGATAGGCGTTGATAAAGTAACCGACACCCTCTATGTTAGCTCAGGCTCTTCTCAATGCTCTGGACTAAAGTCAATTGACGAACGCCGTTCTGCACTTGAAGCTCGAAAAGCACTCACAAAGCTTCTTAAAACTGAAATAGAAATTAAAGAGGAAAATAAACTCTTCTCTTCTAATTCCATAAGTAACTTACAGTTTAATTCTACAGCTAAAATAACAAGCGACCAGCTGCTAAAAAACGCTAAAATATTCGAACGTTGGGTAGATAAAAATAACTGCGTGGTTTATGCAGGAGTAACAATAAACCATACAGATATACAAAAAGCGCAAGCACAAAAAAAGCAAGAGGCACAGTCAAAACTGTCCGCTAAGAATAACTGCATAAAAAGTACTGGCTCGCAAGCAGGTGAAGTTAAAAGCTTATTAACCGCTAAGTTTATTCAAAATGGCTTTAATATCACAGACTCAGCCTGCGACGTTTATTACCATGTAAAAAACTCAATTGTTAAGAGTAGTCAAAATAAAGTTTTTACTAGGTTACAGTTAGAAATAATTACTCACACTAACAAGCGTCTTTGGCAGGATCATTATCAAGGTAAAGGTATTAGCTTTTCTAAAAGATCAACGCAGCAATTACTACAAATCGCAAATGAAGACAGCATATCACTATTAATTGAAGATATTATTAAACTAAAAGATACTCCCGTTAATTAA
- a CDS encoding CsgG/HfaB family protein encodes MKKGIQFAVISSILLSGCALDSKINGMIGGLNNLLTTAKLPVTYMRPANQDNTDKIKRIAVITDRSSSNAVNLIESNLSAIRVNDKPYFTFVDQAALDKVIAQQRFNEGDLTNSNNRTRLGKLTGADTLVTALYGSDVETSTYYEERSECVEKGDKWYKCKRSRDVKVRCSEKLAKVILEPKAISVESGEIIFTKRYSQQVSSKVCEGDDPHNSDSALLGQAVSQISEELIQDVAPHSVTKLVELMESDDSDMSDDAEKMLDMGIEFAEKDMPDNACKMFSRAQSIYSESLAINYNNAVCAERAADLELALAYYQKSHNLTMDVDELKYIIEGEQRLLDRNKHNAKLAQNNNHNRL; translated from the coding sequence ATGAAAAAAGGAATTCAGTTTGCTGTAATTTCTAGCATTTTGTTATCTGGTTGTGCTTTAGATAGTAAAATTAACGGCATGATTGGTGGCTTAAATAATCTACTAACAACAGCAAAACTACCTGTAACCTACATGCGCCCAGCTAATCAAGATAACACCGATAAAATAAAACGTATTGCTGTTATTACCGATAGAAGCTCTTCAAATGCAGTGAACTTAATTGAAAGTAACCTTTCAGCTATTCGCGTTAATGACAAGCCATACTTTACTTTTGTTGATCAAGCAGCGCTTGATAAAGTAATTGCTCAACAGCGCTTTAATGAAGGTGACCTAACAAACTCAAATAATCGTACTCGATTAGGTAAACTTACTGGCGCAGACACTTTGGTAACCGCTCTGTATGGTTCTGATGTTGAAACATCAACCTATTACGAAGAGCGTAGTGAATGTGTTGAAAAAGGTGACAAATGGTATAAATGCAAACGCTCTCGTGATGTTAAAGTTCGATGCTCTGAAAAACTAGCTAAAGTAATACTAGAGCCAAAAGCAATATCTGTTGAATCTGGTGAAATCATTTTCACAAAACGATACAGCCAACAGGTAAGCAGTAAAGTTTGCGAAGGTGATGATCCTCACAATTCTGATAGTGCGCTATTAGGGCAAGCAGTTTCTCAGATATCAGAAGAACTAATTCAAGATGTTGCCCCGCATAGCGTTACAAAATTAGTTGAATTAATGGAATCGGATGATTCTGATATGTCCGACGATGCTGAAAAAATGCTGGATATGGGAATAGAGTTTGCTGAAAAAGATATGCCAGATAACGCCTGTAAGATGTTTAGTAGAGCTCAAAGTATTTATTCTGAATCACTAGCAATTAATTATAATAATGCTGTTTGTGCAGAAAGAGCAGCGGACCTAGAGCTAGCCCTTGCATATTATCAAAAGTCTCATAATCTAACTATGGATGTTGATGAGCTAAAGTATATTATTGAAGGTGAGCAGCGTTTGTTAGATCGTAACAAACATAATGCTAAACTAGCTCAAAATAATAACCACAATCGTTTATAA
- a CDS encoding DUF4282 domain-containing protein, translating into MKDIFFFESMLTPKIITFVYWLMLLGAVISGVTTMFVQYGGGFWAGLGIIVGGVIGARIWCELLIVLFKIHENLQKIANKSE; encoded by the coding sequence ATGAAAGATATTTTTTTCTTTGAATCTATGCTGACACCTAAAATCATTACTTTTGTATATTGGTTAATGTTACTAGGTGCTGTAATTTCTGGTGTAACCACTATGTTTGTGCAGTACGGTGGTGGTTTTTGGGCTGGGCTTGGTATTATTGTTGGTGGTGTAATTGGCGCTAGAATTTGGTGTGAACTACTTATCGTTTTATTCAAAATTCACGAGAATTTACAAAAAATAGCTAATAAATCAGAATAA
- a CDS encoding bifunctional diguanylate cyclase/phosphodiesterase, protein MTPAQHSALFAAQQQIIEQIALGVDIHLCLHNICEQIEAIIDSKNAKSSILTLEGNQLRHGAAPKLPPEYCQAIDGVTIGDNVGSCGTAVYTEQQVIVSNIATSPLWANYKTIALAHGLQACWSTPIFSSDNKVLGSFAVYYTHPNAPTALDLKLIERFTHLSGLAIEKARSVAREKALSLELQRSNDKLKAFIEVIPDLGIIFDEQARYIESYGASNELQCNSLNNEQRISSLPLGDPNKVISIITKTLKTEQVQLYEYELNCMGNRHIFEARTSIINNYLLDEPNKKHVLWMIRDITERKLAEEQVKKLVFYDPLTTLPNRRMLTDTLELMISESKKQLLFGTLLFLDLNDFKRINDSLGHVIGDEVLLEVAMRLKTVIKNAGIIARIGGDEFVILPKHLSSNKNNAQSQAIVCAKQILDCFKNPFKINNCSYKITVSIGISFIEGPDTTSNDVLKRADTAMYSAKKFGGHRFAFYDPALQHELDLRLQLESDIITAIKEKQFVAYFQPQLDCQGNIIAAEALIRWIHPIKGIISPYYFIPVAEQSGLIDQLQSSVLFDACMLIKTLEQTQQLHDSFCVAINISACQFITHSLYNNIVSIVDAFGISPTRFKLEITESILLDDMAENIAQMQQLKAKGFRFSIDDFGTGYSSLAYIHTYPVDELKIDKSFIDKIHEGNRGSAIVSTIISLAHNLGFNVIAEGVETAEQAKTLTQLNITGMQGYYMAYPMPAAEFISWLKQQRNS, encoded by the coding sequence GTGACTCCAGCACAACATTCAGCATTATTTGCAGCCCAACAACAGATTATAGAGCAGATCGCATTGGGTGTAGATATACACCTGTGCCTGCATAATATCTGCGAGCAAATTGAAGCAATAATTGACTCTAAAAATGCTAAAAGCTCGATTTTAACTCTAGAGGGCAACCAACTTCGCCACGGTGCTGCGCCTAAACTTCCCCCTGAATATTGCCAAGCAATAGACGGTGTTACAATTGGAGATAATGTAGGCTCATGTGGCACTGCAGTGTACACAGAGCAACAAGTTATTGTTAGTAACATAGCTACTAGCCCACTTTGGGCTAATTATAAAACTATTGCATTAGCACATGGTTTGCAAGCGTGTTGGTCTACTCCTATTTTTTCCTCAGACAACAAAGTGCTCGGTAGTTTTGCCGTTTATTACACGCATCCAAACGCACCAACCGCATTAGATTTAAAGCTTATTGAACGCTTTACTCATTTATCGGGCCTAGCAATAGAAAAAGCGCGCTCTGTCGCAAGAGAAAAAGCACTTAGTTTAGAGCTACAACGTTCTAACGATAAATTAAAAGCATTTATTGAGGTGATCCCCGATTTAGGAATCATTTTTGATGAACAAGCGCGGTATATTGAAAGTTATGGTGCTAGCAACGAGTTGCAATGTAATAGCTTAAATAATGAGCAGCGCATAAGCTCGCTACCATTAGGTGATCCTAATAAAGTAATCTCTATCATTACTAAAACACTGAAAACAGAGCAAGTACAACTGTACGAGTACGAACTTAATTGTATGGGTAACCGACATATTTTTGAAGCTAGAACGTCAATTATTAATAACTACCTACTTGATGAGCCAAATAAAAAACATGTTTTATGGATGATACGCGACATTACCGAGCGTAAACTTGCTGAAGAGCAAGTTAAAAAGTTGGTGTTTTACGACCCATTAACCACATTGCCTAATCGCCGCATGCTAACTGACACGCTTGAATTGATGATCAGCGAATCTAAAAAGCAGCTTTTATTTGGCACTCTATTATTTTTAGATTTAAATGACTTTAAGCGCATTAATGATTCATTAGGCCATGTTATCGGTGACGAGGTTTTACTAGAAGTTGCTATGCGGTTAAAAACCGTTATTAAAAATGCAGGTATTATTGCGCGAATTGGTGGCGATGAATTTGTAATTTTACCTAAGCACCTAAGTAGTAATAAAAACAATGCACAAAGCCAGGCAATAGTGTGTGCCAAGCAAATACTCGACTGCTTCAAAAACCCATTTAAAATAAACAACTGTAGTTATAAAATTACCGTCAGTATTGGCATTAGTTTTATTGAAGGCCCAGACACAACAAGCAACGATGTACTAAAGCGGGCCGATACAGCTATGTATAGCGCCAAAAAATTTGGCGGCCATCGTTTTGCGTTTTACGATCCGGCACTGCAACACGAATTAGACTTACGTTTACAATTAGAAAGCGACATTATAACTGCAATTAAAGAAAAGCAGTTTGTGGCTTACTTTCAGCCGCAACTTGATTGCCAAGGTAATATTATAGCCGCTGAGGCATTAATTCGCTGGATACACCCTATAAAAGGCATTATATCACCCTACTACTTTATTCCTGTTGCGGAACAATCTGGTCTGATTGATCAATTGCAAAGCAGTGTACTGTTTGACGCCTGCATGTTAATTAAAACGCTAGAGCAAACACAGCAACTTCATGATTCATTTTGTGTTGCTATTAATATTAGCGCCTGCCAATTTATAACACATTCCTTATACAACAATATTGTTAGTATTGTAGATGCGTTTGGTATATCTCCTACAAGATTTAAACTGGAGATAACCGAAAGCATTTTACTAGATGACATGGCTGAAAATATTGCACAAATGCAGCAGCTCAAAGCTAAAGGGTTTAGGTTTTCGATTGATGATTTTGGCACTGGTTATTCATCGTTAGCCTATATACACACTTACCCCGTTGATGAGCTAAAAATAGATAAAAGCTTTATTGATAAAATACATGAAGGTAATAGAGGGTCTGCCATTGTGAGTACTATAATCTCACTTGCGCACAACCTTGGCTTTAATGTTATTGCCGAAGGCGTTGAAACCGCAGAGCAAGCTAAAACACTCACACAACTTAATATTACCGGTATGCAAGGCTATTATATGGCTTATCCTATGCCCGCAGCTGAGTTTATTTCTTGGTTAAAACAACAACGTAACAGTTAG
- a CDS encoding LysR family transcriptional regulator, producing MNIKLTRSLTMFVRIVETNSMSLAAKQLGMTTSAVSQQIKTLEQEVGLNLFNRSPRSLSLTEAGDIYYQSCKKLLQTAEQTKQKLQYLTGIPSGKLKLVAPVGFGAGLLSEPLKRLIELHPKLNIELILTDEPVDMLKEGADLALCIGPLNDSNLIARKLAQWPYALCVNATHPLAKNDQCIEQLNQHAHIAHSHLNYQLFKPNSAPYTLNAPRIKVNNMQSVIQLVCDGLGYAMLPEPEVRERIKNKELKQLNKDWQRSNYTVYAVTPKRDFIAAKTYALLDILKKHFAEVTLGTKHHL from the coding sequence ATGAATATCAAGTTAACACGCTCGTTAACTATGTTTGTGCGCATAGTAGAAACAAACAGTATGAGCTTAGCTGCTAAACAATTAGGCATGACTACTTCTGCTGTAAGTCAGCAAATTAAAACATTAGAACAAGAGGTTGGGTTAAACTTATTCAATCGTAGTCCACGATCATTAAGCTTAACTGAAGCGGGTGATATTTATTATCAAAGCTGTAAAAAGCTGCTGCAAACAGCAGAGCAGACTAAACAAAAACTACAGTATTTAACTGGTATACCAAGTGGCAAACTTAAATTAGTTGCCCCTGTTGGCTTTGGCGCTGGGTTACTTTCTGAACCATTAAAACGCTTAATAGAGCTACACCCAAAATTAAACATAGAACTAATTTTGACAGATGAACCTGTTGATATGCTTAAAGAAGGAGCCGACTTAGCATTGTGTATTGGCCCACTTAACGACTCAAATTTAATAGCCCGAAAATTAGCCCAATGGCCTTATGCTCTTTGTGTTAATGCGACGCACCCTTTAGCAAAAAATGATCAATGTATTGAACAATTAAACCAGCACGCTCATATAGCTCACAGCCATTTAAACTATCAATTATTTAAGCCAAACAGCGCACCATACACACTTAATGCTCCGCGTATAAAAGTAAATAATATGCAATCAGTTATTCAATTAGTATGCGATGGATTAGGTTATGCAATGCTACCAGAGCCAGAAGTGCGCGAACGCATTAAAAACAAAGAGTTAAAGCAACTTAATAAAGACTGGCAACGTTCAAACTACACTGTGTATGCAGTAACGCCAAAACGAGATTTTATAGCTGCAAAGACTTATGCGTTACTCGATATTTTAAAAAAGCACTTCGCTGAAGTCACCTTAGGCACTAAGCACCACTTATAA